GTGATTCTGAAGATCTGTTAGATGAAATAGTTATAGCGTCAGCCCGCATCGACGATCCATGCCATTACGATCCACTGAGCTCGCCGATACATTACTGTGACAATAATGTCCACTCGGACGATAACAGCAATAgtaacaaccacaacaacaacacaatcaTTCGTATAGATTCGATCGAAGAAGCGCACGGGTCCGGCacgccgtcgtcgtcggggGCGGCGGCTGCATCGGTGGCGGGCGGTTCGGGCGGCCCGGCGGCCGGTGCGCCCGTCTGTCTCAACCCGTCCTCCGCGTACAAGAACTCCAAGTCGCGCCGCATGGAGTACAGCCGGCGCGGCATGATGCTCGGGCTCAGCAACCCCTCGCAAGACTCCGCGTTCGGTTCCATGACGGACGGCGAATCGTCCAGGGCGTCCAGCTTTAAGCTGAGCAGCTTCGCCTCGATGAACTCGCCGATCGACGAGGGCGTGGAGGATCTGCTGGCGGAGCAGATAGGCCTGCCGGCGGCCGGTACCGCCACCGGGACGGACAACCTCGCGACCACGATCGCCAACATGAAGTACATCGATTCGACTGGGTCGTCCCCCTGCCACGActatcatcatcaccagcagcagcagcatcagtcGCAGATGCTGCCGCAAACCTCCGGCTACGGCACTGTCGTGTGTGCGGTGAGCAGCTCCCGAACGGAACCCTCGATCGCATCGCGTGACATCTCGCCAAGCCCTGGGCCTCGCTTTCTGGAGCCTCCCAAGCTCGTCATCAACAATCACTCATCCACGACGACGAACTCATCGCTCTGCTACACACTCTCCCCGCTGCGCAAGTGCGCCACGACCGAGGTGTTCTCGCAGAAGTATCGCGTCTCCTCGTTCGAGGACATGTCGTACAACTCAATCGCGCGCAAGTCAATCAAAAACACGAGCCGCAAGATCTTCCGCTCGTTCGAGGAGGAGCGGCGCATCGATTCGGCGTTCATGCCGATCGACACGACGCGGTCGCCGGCCCCACCGTCGGGTGGCAAACTTCAGCAGCAACTCTCTCTGCCGCCGATGCTGACCCCGTCGCCGAAGCACGTGCCGTCGCCGGTGTCACCCTCGCGCAAGTACCACACCGCGCAGTCCTACCAGAACCTGCACACGATCGTACCGACGGCCCGGGAGCGGGGTCTGCAGTGGCGCAGCAACTTGATCAAATCGAACGAGTGTCTGTTCGAGACGTCGTTCAACAGTGTCTCGCCCGCCGcccagcaccaccatcaccagcagcaccatcagttCCGCTCAGCGTCCAGCTTTTCCGGCAGCCATCATCTCCGGTCGCACGGTTCGCAGGATCTCCCCACAACTGCGAGCGGCAGTGAGATGAGTTGCGACCGGTTCATCCTTACCCCGGAACCGCTACCACCGGGCAGCCCGTCCCGTACACCCTCCGTCACGTCCACCGCAATCTCGTCCCCGTCCGCATCGCTCGCGTCCACGAGCCGGATGCGCccgaaccgaaccgaccgGCAGCAACTCTTCTCGCTCGCCCGGTTCAAGCACAGCACAATCCTGGACAGTGTGTCCATCGAGGACTTCTCCTCGGAAATGTCACTGCGCGGGGCGGCCTCGACCGTCTCGCGGCGCTCCAACAGCCCGGCCAGCCCCTCCAGCCGCAGTGCGGCCAGCGGTGCGTCCACCTCGTCCACCGGCGACGGGGCGACCACGCTCGAGTACGAGGCGAAACCGCTCACCTCCGACCTTACCTGCACGTCGGACGCGTCCGACACGACCAGCGAGGATGCGACCAGCGTCAGCACGACGGACACCTCCCTGCTCAAGTCACCGGTGCCACAGCGGACGACACCGGCGGCGGCCCCGTCCGGCGAGCAGCACTACGTCGTGCGCCACAAGCATGCCGCGCGCGACGTACGCCAGTACCTGGACGATGGGGCGGGCGGGCCGGCCGGCGACGAGTACGGGGCCAGTGGCAGCGAGGAGAAGACGCCCCTGCTGGACGGTATGGAGCTGTCGCCGATCTCGCCGACCGAATCGGAGCAAATGTTGTGATAATATCTGGGCTCGGTCGGGTGCGCCAGCCGCTTCTCCGATGACTTTGGCGACTCTGTTCAGGCCGAGATACTGCTGTAATTCCACTGCGCTGGGTGGACGGGAGAGATACAGAGCGAGAGGGAGACAGAATGAACTAGAAGaacaagaggaagaagaagaaaaacaggtCACTTTTAATCAGTCAGCATTTAGGCGTGCcagagatgatgatgatgatgatgatgttacaTTTTACTAaccatttttccaaaaaaagagtaaaaagTCAACCTTCTACCCCACGAGTATGAAAACTATTCCAAATTGCATGGTAGCTATTTGAGTACTACTCAGACTAATTATATGATGAGAGGATGTGCGGTGAAGCCACTCACATCTAAACCGGGTTGGTTCGATTTTAAACACGATCCTTAGGTACTAGATCTCCCAAAAACAGGGAAGCGGGAGAATTGGGAACATCTGCCCGCGCGTTATACGATAGAATATATGTACAGACATATTCCTGACTAGAACCTGCCACCTGTCTTTTCTAGTGTAGCGTGTTCAGCTTCTAAGCCCCGGTCAAGTATGGCCGGATTTTACCTTCAACTTTATACAATCAAACAGGGAACTAGAGAACTACCGaccgttttttccccctcttcAAACCCGCACACTAAACCCAGTGTGAGCATTAGTCCAGTCCAAGTCAAGACAGTCAGTAGGTAGTAGGCTGTATTACAACACGTTTTTCCCTTTCtgaatctctctctctctctctctctccaagTAGGCTAGTGGTGACAGAGTTCCATCTTGCTcacttttctctctctcgctctctctctctctctctctctctctcgaaagTAAAACTCCTTTGAATTCATGGGCCACCAAAACATTCCTGTCTATCGGTGCCAAGTGCCAATTGTCCTGAACGACACGCCACGAGAGAAACTGCATCCCCCGATCCAGGAGacaaaacagaagaagaaaaaaacaggcgCGAAATGTAAACCAAAGGAAAGGAACTGCAAGAACAAACTGTCAATCAAGATGTAATCAGTATTGAAATGATAAATTATAATGATATAAACAAGGCTAGGGATGATTCTACGCGTAGTCAAGCTCCGTGCAGTATATATTTTGGAATGCGACTTAACGTTAAAGCTAACCCATCCGACGTTACATTAGGGCCACAGTAAGTGTCAGCTGCACCGTAATGGCATGCAAAGCCAAAGCAGGCGATGAGATACTAAGCGATAATCCGTTTATATTTCTAGCTGTAGAGCTCGGGCTACAATATTAACTCCTAAATCCACAGCAAAGGGATATCGAAAGCGGGCAGCGggatgtgatgatgatgggtgggTTTGAATATAAAAGTTATATAAAACAAACGAATAGGTAGTAGGCTATATTATACACATCCATACAATTATTTTAGACAACATCATCGATCGACGGGTTAAAACAATTTGCTTGAACGGTGTGAACGGACACCGAAACCGGGGTGTAATGATAGGGTTAGGAGagcgaagaagaaggaaaaacgtGTAAAACTGCATCCCAACGTCACGATCTAGCCATGTAAGGACACTAGCAAAATCTTGAAAATATCAATCAAACCCCTTCACTTGTTTTTGTAcccttgtgtgtatgtgctcgAGCCGACAATTCCCTTAGTAGTAACGAGATCCCCGTTAGTAGTAATGAAGCCCCTTTAACGACACTTTTAGCTCGTAACTCgtaaagaataataaaaaagagaacTATTCACATTGAGGCCaaacaacaactaaaaaaataaacaaacaaaaacacattaacaAGAGAAAACGTGTTCGAAGCGTGTTACTAAGAAGAAATTCATATACTGAAACATATTTTCCTTAGGTAACTGTATGTGTTTTGACCTGTACACCACGATTATAAATCATTTATAGCATTTTAATCTTTCTTCACTGTACCTCTCCACGACTTAtcttaatttttcatcttaCTATTTTCATCTATGTTGCTACTTATAAGATCTAACAATAGAGAAGCTTGTGAAAACTAGAGctatagaaaagaaaaagaaaaggagagaCATAAAGAGATCAAGTGCATCTGTATAAAGCTCCATCCAAAAATACAATTCATTACACTAACTCGCTGCAAAGCAAACGAGAGCATAACAACAGATTCGATGGTAACCGTTGATAGAACAATTTCACAAGAACCGTCCCTTATAATCACAATACACCTTTTTAGGGAGTAATAAAAATGCTTATAAAAAGGGCAAATTTGTTTCCTTGCCATCTTGTTCGAATCAAATCACCAAACCACCCTTCTTCTTTTCTCCTCCTTTTCTTTCCCCCGTTTTCAAGCCCAAGAAGACATTCAATGATTAAAAAGAGAgacaacactcacacacatgagTGTAGGTAAATACGGTATAAAATAACACAGGTAATTAATTAACTGCTCAATTGACACCGTACTAACACATAAGTTGGTATGAATaaataggaacaaaaaacTGCTAAAAATAGTGAAAGCCCAAAGCACTAAATGGTTTTAGTTTCACGGGTCCAATGCTAAACATCGatcaaaatgaaaaatccCGAACATAAGAAAATGGAATAAGTGTAAGCAAatagagagaaacaaaacagagaaacaaatcttattttttatCCAATAAGAGCAAACTCGATCGTTCCATTTGATGCTtactgagaaaaaaaaaccacacaaacacagcccaCACATGATTCAGCTTATTACAATAGGAAAACATTCAATCAACAATGCTAAAACCATACATATTGGACAAAtacaaatagaaaaagaagaaaaaaataaaacaaatggtaCAGAATACAATCAATGAGCTACAGCTCGATCGGAATGAGCGTAAGatgggaaagagagagagagggagaacgAAGAGAGGAACGAAAGAGCAAATCTATAATAGTTCAGTATATAAAACATTCGAGCTTGATCATTCTAGTAAAACAGAAAGATGATGAAATATAACGTACACATAGTAAAACGCGACGCGATCCCGATGGTGCAAACAGTAGAGCAAACCAAACCCAAACTTTACCAACAAATCTTGTAGCATGAACCAACACAACATAGAATGTAACCTTACACTAACAACTTGCCAaccgaacaaaaaaggaaaaacaaataatatctAAAACACAGGAGATGTCACACATCtcgcaaaaccaaaaactcgGAAGGATGCGTTCCCTCCTCCTGGTGACTGGGGGAAAACCCCCTATACTACCAAAACCAGCACCATCGAGTGTCAACCGAAGTACGTAAATAAAGGTAGGGACATAGGTACGTACGTTTCCATCAGCGAGTCCATCATAAAATTCCACCATTCTTTACCGTTAATGCTAAAAATCTTATGAACTACTCCCTCCCCCCGCCCTCCTTCCGAATGTCGCGACGAAATCAAAAAGCTTTAACCACGCGTCGTTATTTGTgttcctcccccctcccccccccccccctcaccccTTTCCAATTTCGGTAGTAGTGCTTAGACATGGAACTTATTGTTTCGTTCGTGCGTTTGTTGAGAGAACAAATCGTATTATCGTGAAGCCTAAAATGCTGTCATACTttttgcacacattcgcagcaaaacaacaaaaagaaactttCAGTTTAGGAAAGAAAGAGGAGGATGATAAAAAAAGCTCCTCTCCTTGCctcccaacaacaaaaaaaactgctttccTGTCTTGTGCTCGATTCCACTTTTCTTCGCCAATTGCGAGGTCATATCAAAGTCCAAATTCAAAACGAATTCTAGCAATAAAATGGAACGAACTTTCAAATtctgttgttttgttactgGTTTTCTATGACGTCCGAATTTCAGGCGATCAGTACACGTGTACTTACACAGGTTACGATCAAGCTCGAATCCAACAGGATTATTCTTCGTTTGtcgcatttttttcctattttccgCAACACGCAGCAgtattcaattttaaaatttgaacttTCATCTCCTTCGACCACTTTTATGAACGAACCCGATTCGTGATCACGGTTTTGAACATCATTTTTACgttttattcaatttctttCTGAAAAAATGgataacataaaatattattatttttgattaaCTTTATTCATATGTATATAGTAATTCCTTTCAATAAGAAAAAAGActatagaaaacaaaataacatcaTGTTTCGAATAACCACTTACTCCGATTTTCACTGCctgttttcttcctctttgttTTTCGTGcgttaaatttttgtttgttcttttttttctctttttttctcatacctttttgttttcttttcttcatcTACCAGCTATAACTCGGTTTCGCATATGATACCTTCTTACACTACAATAATGCTTTCTTGTATACAGTGTACTAAATATATTAATTGGGGGGTTGGATGAGGAGGAAAGGTTGTATATGTGTATAGAGATATTGTAATATCCAATAAAACGTAAACCGATACCCGATCGAAGGCTCTGACTTCCATTGTAAAGCAACACATTTAGCTTCCATCCTTGCAAGCGACGCGGACAAGTTGCTGCCGCCATGTGTCGCTGGCTGGTGGCGTTGAAAAACGCAATTCGCGCACAACACATGAGACCGCCACCACTTCCCTTGCGCACTCACAAAATGGATACTGCAAATCCTTCCGCATAAGCACATAAGTATGTTTCGTTGATTGGGATTATGTTTCATTGCTGTTGtgtacttgttttttttctaccgtttattttctttatgcGTTTCTGCTATTCAGGTTAACTTGTGTTTCACAGGGACACTTCATCTCATTTCGaaaacactgtttttttttgcgtgttttgTGGCTAGTTTTGTGACTAATTGCCCAACCTAATGCTTGGGGCATTAACATTGCCTGCTAAATATCGCATATCGCATCGAATCGTTCACTTTACACTGCTGTCTTTAGACACACTTCGTCACTTGCTGCTACATTTGTGCGAATTAAAGTGATTATGGCTCATATATAGCTTGTACTCTACGTTATTAAGTCTCGCGCTGCTACAGCAATTCggtaattattgttttgttacatcatCATTGCCACCATTCTTTAACAGGAGGGCGCCATTACCATGCATTCGTTCAGATCTTGCTGGCAAATAGCCGACTTTGGGCCGACAAATGGGCAACTGTTGCCGCGGCAGCAGGGGGGACACAACGTTCGTTCATACGCGccaccaaaaaaagaagaacatcCCACCAGACCAACGTCAAACCGGATTACGCCATCTAAATGCATCGACCGAGGTGCGCTAACCCATTAGGGTAGGTCGAAACAGTATGTGGGAGAGTGTTATTAGTTCGTGCCACAAGGGATGCGACCAACCAAGCGGTCTGTGTTTTCTGTACTTTGATTTGGCACATCATTTATAATTTTTGGTAATTGCAAACGGTTGATCGGAAAGGAGGTTGTTTACTGAGGAAAGATGTTTGTCGGGCAAATATATATCCCTTGCTATAGGCAATATAATAGGCCTCTCCTGTATGGTTTCAAAGGTTTTGTTGACAGTTTTTCCGGCGCTGTCGAAGACACTGACTCTTCTTCTACTGTTGCTCTCGGATGACCCGatactatttttaaaacactaaTTATGATGGTGTGTATGCTCATTTTTCTTGCTTCACTCAAGACGCAGACACAAACGCAAGCTCGCGCAACCAATGCGCATTAATCAACCATGTCGCCCGGTCTGCATTCCGTCGGTTGTTGTCATTTTTTCGTTGACGCCTTTCTGAACGAACCACGCAGTAGTAATGGACCTCCTTTCCCCCACCCTGTTTCTTGCCAACAAACATTCATCAAATAACATTCATCATTCCAAATGGCGAATGGCGATTCGTTGCACTTGATAGGATTTAAAGACCTTCCGTCGTACGACTCGAAGCGTGACTCATTTTGGTATTTCCGGACTAAGTTTGTTGCCCTTTAGTTGTTTGGCTTCGTTCACAAACTACCAGCTACATGTATGGGAGGGCTGCAAGAGTAAATACATTgttttctgctgctgttgttatgACGAACATTTgccctttctctctatctctgtaTAGAGGAAACCGCGGTTCGCTTATTTCTTCTACATACCATATTGGCTAAGGAAAACAATTCTATTTGTACTGCTATTTACTGCTGgcttgtgctgctgttgcttatttcaatggccttcgTCTGTCTGACTGCATTTAACAAATCAGTTTTACAAATCGCAAACGCACTTTCAACATTTTGCCAcaattaacataattgttCGAAAATGGCATAGCCGTTCGCACCTTTTCCCTCTGTTCCACTGAAAATAAATGGAAGATTTTGAGCGAATTTCACCCTGCTTCTATAGGCCATACagcccacatacacacagtacAATTGACACTGATTCGaaaccaaacgaaaaaaaaaacggtaaagtAGCGCTTCACGCGATTGGAATTCTCTCACGGCGCTTTCGCGTTCGTAAAATCGGTAATGAAGCGGGATTGAGTTTTGACAAAAATTAATATAATTTTCCTtgaactctctctctcactccctCAACGCTTGCGAAATCTGTTCCCCGTTAAACTTTCGTATTTGGACTTTTCGCGTGATCGTATCTCCGCTCACCTGAAAAAGGAAAAGTACGAAAGCAAGGGAAACATCTCCTCAACACGTCCCTACTCCTTTAAGGGTTCCTGGTagtgtgaaaataaaacaacaaaacaagacCCTACTCACTAATACAACTAAGTTTTCGTTACTACACACTATGGCTACACAAATTTGGGGGTATTGGGTaacggaaaaaaacaaaccctacGATCAAGAACTGTAAACCGCAATCGTATCAACGAAGCGCATATACCTTCCCTAAAGCACTGCAGcattaacaaacaaaacaaataaacgaaGAATTTACGAAACGTAAAACCAATCTCAGCTTTGATTTCTTTGATTCCGTTTCCAGCATATGCGCGCATCATACGTACAATCAGTCTATGTAGGATGAAAGGGGCGGTTTCGGCACGAGCTTTGATGGCGGGGCGAACTGCTCCCTTTCTCCCGTGTGTGAGTCTACTAGTCTAGTTCTATTATGTTCCGGCTTGTTTCTTCATGTGTAGCAAAAATCCATTTCGTTTCCCTCTCTTCAACGCCTTTTGTATGCCTTTTCGTTACACCTGTCTGTGCTTCTCCTTTTCCCACCCAAAAAACGCCCTGTTGGCGAGTCCCCAAAATGTGCATAAATACTCGTATTATGTGTATATCTATATATCTGCGCTAACCATACTCTGTAGTTAGTGTAATGTTTCGTCCCTTCCCCTTCTCCAAGTGCTAAAATTCTACGCTTTGTtatcggcaaaaaaaaacttacgtGCTAGCAAAAACCACAGTAATATCATCCCTTCCCTAGACCTTACAGATCCACGAAGAAATCACAAATACAATGCACAATCAATGCAGGGCTGTCGGTGCCCACCGGTTCCACCTGCTCGGCCGTGGCGCCACCCGCCATCACGACAATgagcggttgctgctgctgttgctggtcgATGGAAGCGGCAACCATTGTGCTGCGTGTGGTGTCCACCAGCGAGGCCAGAGCGGTTGAAAGCAATGCCAGCGAAGGTGGAGGTAAGGCGTCGTCCTCCTGCAGCAGAAAATCACCACCATCGACGGTTGCGCCTTCCCGCAACACCAGCAGCTGCTTCCCATCGTGGGGCGGCGGCTGAAGCCCCGTGACCGGATCTCAGTTGCCCGCCCCAGTCGGCAGCAGGCTAGCGCTGGCCGGGTTGGTCAGCACGTACACGACGGCCTCGTAGGTCGCCATCATGATCGCGGTGTTCGGGATCTGTCGTACCAGCTGCGTTCCCAGTCCGCTGATAGTTGGGAATGggaaaaaccaataaaaaacgATCGTTAGTTTCGTCAGGATCGATCAGCCTTCCCTGATGCCACGCGTTGCGCGATTTCACTTACCGGTAGAGGCCGGCTTTGCCTTCCTCCTTCCAGACGGTCAGCAGCGTCTGCCAGAAGTTGCGGTACTTGTTCCCCTCCTCCCGGAGCCGGGTGCGGGCGACCTCGTGCGGATACGCCACTACCGATGCGATCGTCTTGGACGTAGCACCGGCCGCCATGAACTCCAGGAAGTCGCGCGACGTTTTTCCACCCTCGCCAGCAGCGGCGTCACCGGATGCAAGGGCCTTCG
This sequence is a window from Anopheles merus strain MAF chromosome 3R, AmerM5.1, whole genome shotgun sequence. Protein-coding genes within it:
- the LOC121597010 gene encoding uncharacterized protein LOC121597010 isoform X5, giving the protein MKVDLHHNNSYSSSPHFWVGALWCTVGVIIFGAVAVISCWIKRCRHSVRYQQYTALDSGIGAPDRSPRERAARERAYAACQEWLQNTGGRYESIAHLDDIGSRSNKHWFLLNDCTIRTDRLMTLLPLPPDCIALEELPPSECPQGVLMELLGSLQHPYIYPVLDLGFFPSDSHQYTSLVMPFNPRGSLKDLIYKSQWNEPWSRKYTRKSTCLPLSQVQRLGRQILEALLFLRERGIPSHGHLHSGNVILQNGVARLSGLENGLLGLNSRVNAVIWARSAPDIDNIDVICFGHLLFEMCAGYELTSPQPTPGHYQLDLERYPQVVDVLQMIFESPDGRYPTVEELVLCDIFRNIDLREMRGTCVPSFKHGLSSSTLSLLNAVRRRQGAILSGSYSEGSSPCTPPSTPRDRKTGDVESSDLSSSDSEDLLDEIVIASARIDDPCHYDPLSSPIHYCDNNVHSDDNSNSNNHNNNTIIRIDSIEEAHGSGTPSSSGAAAASVAGGSGGPAAGAPVCLNPSSAYKNSKSRRMEYSRRGMMLGLSNPSQDSAFGSMTDGESSRASSFKLSSFASMNSPIDEGVEDLLAEQIGLPAAGTATGTDNLATTIANMKYIDSTGSSPCHDYHHHQQQQHQSQMLPQTSGYGTVVCAVSSSRTEPSIASRDISPSPGPRFLEPPKLVINNHSSTTTNSSLCYTLSPLRKCATTEVFSQKYRVSSFEDMSYNSIARKSIKNTSRKIFRSFEEERRIDSAFMPIDTTRSPAPPSGGKLQQQLSLPPMLTPSPKHVPSPVSPSRKYHTAQSYQNLHTIVPTARERGLQWRSNLIKSNECLFETSFNSVSPAAQHHHHQQHHQFRSASSFSGSHHLRSHGSQDLPTTASGSEMSCDRFILTPEPLPPGSPSRTPSVTSTAISSPSASLASTSRMRPNRTDRQQLFSLARFKHSTILDSVSIEDFSSEMSLRGAASTVSRRSNSPASPSSRSAASGASTSSTGDGATTLEYEAKPLTSDLTCTSDASDTTSEDATSVSTTDTSLLKSPVPQRTTPAAAPSGEQHYVVRHKHAARDVRQYLDDGAGGPAGDEYGASGSEEKTPLLDGMELSPISPTESEQML
- the LOC121597010 gene encoding uncharacterized protein LOC121597010 isoform X3 → MLDKTMQDTTNKQPPSAARAQQQQQHHKLHPEKQQKKLRTPDTSSTFLPSQQQPITVQREQLVLPTAQPLPQQQQQQQPSKPLQLHLQPEQQEPLSAIQEKSTEHVHICPAPAPAAPGRVETPGPKTGPKDRDQPAVGPPVSFSFYKTINTVIKSSRKIIVRVCEVTNVKTKLKMFNLYSTMNKRNGADDKEAKEVETTGHDRFCQERPSRGRSISSEHDNNSETEHSERSPLVSAKLDSLAKFLFSRSLLQEGTSAAKENDSPTRHSVRYQQYTALDSGIGAPDRSPRERAARERAYAACQEWLQNTGGRYESIAHLDDIGSRSNKHWFLLNDCTIRTDRLMTLLPLPPDCIALEELPPSECPQGVLMELLGSLQHPYIYPVLDLGFFPSDSHQYTSLVMPFNPRGSLKDLIYKSQWNEPWSRKYTRKSTCLPLSQVQRLGRQILEALLFLRERGIPSHGHLHSGNVILQNGVARLSGLENGLLGLNSRVNAVIWARSAPDIDNIDVICFGHLLFEMCAGYELTSPQPTPGHYQLDLERYPQVVDVLQMIFESPDGRYPTVEELVLCDIFRNIDLREMRGTCVPSFKHGLSSSTLSLLNAVRRRQGAILSGSYSEGSSPCTPPSTPRDRKTGDVESSDLSSSDSEDLLDEIVIASARIDDPCHYDPLSSPIHYCDNNVHSDDNSNSNNHNNNTIIRIDSIEEAHGSGTPSSSGAAAASVAGGSGGPAAGAPVCLNPSSAYKNSKSRRMEYSRRGMMLGLSNPSQDSAFGSMTDGESSRASSFKLSSFASMNSPIDEGVEDLLAEQIGLPAAGTATGTDNLATTIANMKYIDSTGSSPCHDYHHHQQQQHQSQMLPQTSGYGTVVCAVSSSRTEPSIASRDISPSPGPRFLEPPKLVINNHSSTTTNSSLCYTLSPLRKCATTEVFSQKYRVSSFEDMSYNSIARKSIKNTSRKIFRSFEEERRIDSAFMPIDTTRSPAPPSGGKLQQQLSLPPMLTPSPKHVPSPVSPSRKYHTAQSYQNLHTIVPTARERGLQWRSNLIKSNECLFETSFNSVSPAAQHHHHQQHHQFRSASSFSGSHHLRSHGSQDLPTTASGSEMSCDRFILTPEPLPPGSPSRTPSVTSTAISSPSASLASTSRMRPNRTDRQQLFSLARFKHSTILDSVSIEDFSSEMSLRGAASTVSRRSNSPASPSSRSAASGASTSSTGDGATTLEYEAKPLTSDLTCTSDASDTTSEDATSVSTTDTSLLKSPVPQRTTPAAAPSGEQHYVVRHKHAARDVRQYLDDGAGGPAGDEYGASGSEEKTPLLDGMELSPISPTESEQML